The Onychostoma macrolepis isolate SWU-2019 chromosome 18, ASM1243209v1, whole genome shotgun sequence genome includes the window CACTTGAATCAGAGAAATACATCTTTGTATGCCGCTGTAGTTGCAGAttaattactattttaataaaacacactcacaaTGCTCCTCTTTTTTTACAATtgccttttttgttttaaaggttGAGGTTAGGTTATGCTTTTCATAAACAGTAGATCTTAATTAATCAGATTGCCTTTCCCAGGTGTTTGATGTCCAGAGGAAAATCACATATAAGAATCTCCCAATTTGGTACAAAGAACTGCGAGAGTACCGGCCAGAGATTCCCTGTCTGGTGGTCGCTAACAAGATTGATGGTAAATTTGGCATGTGAGATGCCAGATAAGAGCATTATTAGCCAGTGTTACGCTCTGCATGTGTCTTAtcttttgttcttttgtgttctgctctCTTTAAAAGCTGACATGAAGGTCACCCAGAAGAATTTCAACTTCGCTAAGAAACAAGGTCTGCCCTTTTACTTTGTATCTGCTGCTGATGGGACCAATGTGGTCAAGGTGAGGATGGAAAACTCAGGGAGAGTGTCCctgattcattttttattccTCTATATTTTCGTATAAAACGTGTTTTCATCCGACAGTCCGTAAATTCCCCAGGTAAGGTGTCTGACTATGTGAACTGATTGTGATCCAGTTTTTCATATTAAAGTCAGTATTTTCCCTGTACATTGTCATTTATGTCATTGCATATGACAGGACTGGAGTTTTTTTGTCAAGTTTGGTTTTTAATTTCCAggaatggattaaaaaatatttagatgtGTATTTAGGGTTCAAAGGACGGTGTTCTTCAAAGAAAGTTTTAATGTTGTGTAAATGTTCCACAGGTGTTTAAAGATGCCATTCAGATGGCTCTGTCCTACAAGAGGAACTCCAACGACTTCATGGATGAAGTCATGAGGGAGCTAGAGGTGTGTGAGCTTCTCCTGTacgagtgtatgtgtgtgtttgaagggGACTGCTTACTCTTCATGCAGTTTACCGATTGATATTATTCATGCTATTTTGCAGAACTTTGATTTAGACAGTAAAGAAGAATCATCTGATAAAGACGAGGAGACTCAAGAGGGAAAACCGGACTCGGCGTGATCACGTCACATCCCTCGTTCTCTCATTCTCCTCCTCCGCTGCTCCTGCACTGGTACTGATGAGTTCCTCAGATCATGGCTGTCCTCCCACCGTCCTGAGCAGCAACTCTACCTCACACCACTCAAAGTGTGTGTCTGTTCatgaaataaattatgattCTGTGAATGTACAGCTGATTGATCTGATGATAGAATCACAATACACTCTGAACTCAGATTTGATACAAATTGTGCAGCATGCagatttagtaaaaaaaaaaaaacttttagcaCTCTAAAGAGACTCTGTCTGGAATGTGAAGCTTTGTGCCGAATGtaacatgaaatatttttttaaatcattttttttaagtgtaatattttacaacagTTGCACATTTCAATTAACAATTTGTGATGCTCACCAGTATCAATAAACTACTTGATCTTTGTACAAGGGTAGTTGGTTATACTGTACTTTAAAACATTCATGTTCccttatacatttatattaatgcaaaatttgATGTCCACCTTATTTGCCAATTGAACAGATTTTTATATTAAAGCGATCTGCTGCAAGCATATCTGAGCGCAGGATAAGACTCTCCTCAGGAACGGATGAGAAGACAGCCATGACACAAACTCAGTGTAGCAGATGAATGTGTTTGTCTGGATGTGAAAACCAGAGCAAAGAAACAGCAGCGACTGCTCTGAATGATCACTGACAATTACAAACTGCCAGGTTACAGTTCAGGCTATGAAACACTGGCTTGAAATGATAAACTTGATAATGTGCAGCTTTCAATCTTTGGTAAAGTGTTCCTGTGCCACGTCCACATGCAGCTGTCTGATGATCTGTCCAGTGAAACTGAGGAAGTTCAGGAGTGACTCGTGAAATGTCAAGAACATGCCTGTCACGTTACAACTATATCAAAacccacaattttttttttttaaattactgattgtaaatgatttcagttttaaagTATTTGTTTATCATAGTTGTCTTTCTAATGAATGtaatttatgctgattttaaataatcaaaattatGTTTGGGTAGATGTTTATCATGTGTAATTGTCATAAAAACGCAAAAATTGTCCTAAAAATATCATGCTAAAATAGACACATTTAGGCAGTTTTCttaagcaaaaatatatatttggagTAAAATATGACCCTGATATTTCTTCACAAGGTTCCCCTTTAGAGACaagaaataaatactgtaaagagCATTTAATCATATTGCAAAAACTGTGaagtgtttttacattttttttagattactGCTTTTGGTTTGTGTTTTGGGATGTTTTGCACAAGTGCTTTATATATGGAACATGCATCCATGTTGGTGAATTCAAATAGAAGCAGCTTTGTACTCCACATGAATGTGTGTATCTGAACTGGATACAACCTTTACGTCATTAGAAAAATGTTCTTATTTCTGAAGCCTCTGGTGTTTTTATGTTATGTACACTCATTTGTTCTGTATGCAGAATGTGTTTCATATTAAAGGAATATAAACAAGTGAGATCTTACATGTAGCATCATTCAATAACTCCACGAACGGGGCAAGTTGACAAATTCATCTAGCTTCTAACAGAAAATTAACAATGCATGAAAAGTTGCTagttttaaaatcaaaagtcaACCAGTCCAACACTCCTCAACACTCAAAACTGAATTCACATGAAATATAAAGATTACAAAATCAAATATTCTTTATGtgaaattcattcaaaatcAGCATTAGAGCCTAAATTAGAGAAACCGAGTGAAATCTGCAAGCGACACCCATTCtggtaattttgttttaatgctatatattttcatattttttgtacatttaatgtTCATCAAACCTATAAAACTAAATACTATATGAGCagttttatttgacatttatttgagGCAAACAATTCCTGAAGGTTAAGCACTCTTTACTCAGTTACAAAATGAAGACCTTTTCAGAGTTTGAAGCCTTGTTTTGCACTTCTTTGTGGAAAGTGCTTCTCCCTCTTTGTTAAGCCACAAGCAGTACCTGAGTGAAATAAACTTCAATCACCACCTCAGTTGAGCAATCAACCCACCAGAAAACAATGCTCATTAAAGCAGTATATACTGCATTTCTTGCcatttttattgtgcttttgttGGTCAGAAAACAAGATGGACAACCCTATAGAACATACTGTAGTCATGTAaatgatgtgttttatttcatgtttagtCCTGCCATTGGTCGagtaaaattacaaagaaatcaATTGCAATTTTCATTCTGGTTAAATATGCAGAACCCCTGATGTCTGCGCTACATTGGGAGAGAGTAAAGGGCAAAGGTCAGGGAGAGCGTCCACCGAATGTGCAAGTCAGTCACTAATTGACTTACTGGAATTCAAGCCAAACAGAACAGACCATTAAACCCAGACATGAATGTGCCCATGAAACTCAATGAATTGGGCCACATATGGAAATCGttgaaaaacattcaaatgtatataaactCCTATATTTGGGGAAACAAAAGAGAGCAAAAGAAAATAGGAGATGTCTCAAGATTTCCAGGAGGTGGCACCATAGTGCTGGTTCAAACAGCGTTTAGTTCCTACAAacctcaaagaaaaaaaaaaacgctaaatactttttggcacatttgttcatttttcttcATGTCCTTTCATCTCCTGCAAGAACAACTATaatgtaatgtacatgacaaaatcaatatcatGAAAATGATGGAAAACTGTGGTACATATGGCTCAGAAATGCAGTTCCAAGTCTCCAGAGTGGGACGACATTCACAAAAACATACGCACGCTTGCTTTTGTTCTTCTGGATGAACTGAAAAAAGGGACATGATTTTTTTAGCGGGATGGGAAATTAAATAGGTCATCTCTAAATCAAAACTCGAGCGTTTCCGTaagattttatgtaaaaaaaacgAAGTGGGATGAAGGAATCTGTGTGTATTTTTCCAGGGCTCATCTGCATTGGAGGACATGTGTAGTTAGTAATTCACAGTTATCTTGGGGCCCGACTCCAAACGGCCCCTCAACACCTTCATTCAAGCCCTTGTACAGTCAAACAGACTGACGGTTTAACGCAGAGCGGCTGCTTTAGGAGGGGAGGTCAGGATCTCTGTTAATGAGCTAAATAGTAACTAGTCTTCATCTAGGATGGGAGAATAAAATTTAATCCGAACAACCACCATATTTACAGAACAGAAATGAAGCTATGAGGTGATAAAAGTACAGTCTGTTCAATTTAGTACTGTTTTAAGGTCACAAGTcacatttgatttttaaaaccCTTATTTTATGCTggaaatttgtatattttaaatgcaaatcagaggaaaaaatgaatataaatgtctttgagACACTACCGATACCATATCAgtagatttttaatttattaatattgatcaatattaatattcattaaaactatttaattcatttaaatagaACACTCACTAAAGCTGCATTTTTGGGATCAAAACATGTagtaaaaacatgaattttattacagttttgctattttaatagattttaaagtttaatttattcctgtggcgcaaagctggattttcagcatcattactccagtcagtgtcacatgatccttcagaaagcatcttaatatgctgatttgccgctcatcaatgttgaaaacagtttttccaCTTAATATTTcctgtggaaactgtgatactggattctttgatgaatagaaatatttgaaatagatatctttgtaacattataaatgtctttactgtcacttttgatcaatttaatgcatttttgctgaCTAAAAGATTCACCCCccgaaaaaaattaaattattatttaccagtaataaatgaatgaaaatacaaTCTATTTTTCATTCTGTACATTATACTGTTGTAATGCCTAAAATCACAATTGATTTTGCATCCCAAGTGAAATCAGGTTTAGAATGTCACTCCTATATTTAAACAGTGTGTCTAGAACAGCATAAAGAAGAGGAGTGACATCTGTATTTACCTGCAGTGTGAACAGGCTGTACTTCAATCCCTCACAGCTTCTCTTTTCGTTCATCTCAAGATAAATATGGCATCTACTGGCTGCTCCTACAGAAGGGCTTTTTCCCACACAGTGTTACTGCCGTGCTCATCTGATGATGCACTGAGAAGGTCTCGTCATCCTTGGCTGTTTTTGTGTGCGGCCTGATTTCAGATGCAAGAGAAGAGATGACCAATGGTGAAGCATTAACTCTTTCTGCCCTCAcagtctgacacacacacacacacacacacacacacgttgggtATTAAAAATAGGACTGATGGTGCACAGAAGAGAAATGAgcgtctgtgtgtctgtgtttgcatGTCCCAGGTTTCGTTTAAATGTGCATCTGTTGAGCCCTAATGGAGGGTTGAATGGGACAGGTGGGAATGAATGGCTTGAAATGCTAGCACCTTGTTTTGTGCAAATCACCCCCGAACTCCATACAAAGAGTAAAATTTTCACCTTTTTTGTCAGGTGGTTAACTATGCATATATGCCAAACATTCATATATAgatctatatattttttgatttttaaaaatttatatgAAAACTATCGTATATACATTGCTTGTGATTGATAtaaaaagcaaatattttagtcatttgtcCATATATACAGCTGCAGGATCTCTGGGCTTCTTTTTCATTGATTGTTTTTTCATGAAATCTTTTGTCCTCAGCTTCTTCTTTTAACTAGTTGTCATTCTAAAATTCATTCtaaatgaatttataaaaattctTCTAAGCATCATATTTCACAAGCTACAAAATCCACCTATgaggagaaagaaaaataaagaaagaaataaataaataaaaaaggccaAAACAAATAAGCCAAAGGCTTCAGTGCTTACAGCAGGTTAACATATAATCCATATGTTGGAAACTTTTACAATTATAGATTCTGTCTTCTGGTTTCTTAATGAGATGTCGAACACCAGTTGTTACCGTCCAGATGAGCTGCGATATTCCAGATGTTTCTCGTCCCCCAGTGGTTCTGTCATGCACACCTCACACACGTTTGTTCACACACTTGTTTGCACGCACACTTATTGCAGAGTTTCTTATTCGGAATTTCTTATTACCAGATTAAGAAGACTCATTTAGATCAAATTTGGATAAGAAACCGGTGTGGTTGTGTGCATGAAAGTGTGTAACTGCACTGGGAACGCGTTTTTGTTTCATACGAAAAAACTACAAATGAATAACAGACAAAAGCGGTGTGTGTGAAGGGCTCAAACATGAACACACCGTTACAGCCCAATTAAAGATGGAAGACCAGGTTCTGTAAAACTATAACAAAGCAAAAAAGGGGGTGGTACAATGCAAATCGAACAAACCAGTCAACCGTCATTCCGTATGGTGATGTAACGTTTCATGCTACAGTCCATCATAAAAGGATAACcatcaaaaatcattttcaagagtgtttttttgtctttatatatatatatatatatatatatatataatatcatatataagTTATATTTATGACAAAAGTGTTATATTCATATATCtatatactttttttctgtcaaatatatatgtatataattggTAAAAATGGGTAAATTATTGGTGGAATAAATCATCTAGGGAGAGAGACAGGTGCAGTTTTGCACGGTCCATCCTGTTGTTTGCTGTCTCCCTCCATTTTCAAAGCTATTTAAATACATTGAGATATTCTATCTAATGTCATATTTCCTTTGGAAACCCAAAGTTAAGAGTCTGATTATGAAAAAGCCACTAGTGTTGGTTAAACATTCTCCGAGTGTAGTACGTCCCTCAGCCAGAAGGGGGCAGGCGGTAGACAGAGAGGATCCGGCCACGCCCACTCTGCTCATCCACTCCTAAAAAAATACTCTGAAAGGCAACTGAACTTCCTTTTCTCAACAGCATCCCTCCTTTCTCTGAATGAATGACACagcggtaaaaaaaaaactggatttGAAACCAAGGGATGAGTGGGTGTTTATCATGCTAATGAAACTGAAGAATCAATTACGAGATGTTTTGAATAGGCTTTGTTTAGACAGACAGCAAAAATATGAGTTTTGTAGTCTGGataggaaaaacaaaaacaaaaacaaaaaaacgatTTTTGACCCACATTACTGTAAGTGGtttgaaatcagattaaaatgcagtgtgaACTGTCGAATTGGATTTCAAGTAGTTTTTCCTAATTTGGGATGAGATTTACACTAattttctttcactttttcacCATATAGCAAACTATCCAGTGAATAGTAAATGAGTTGAATCAATGAGCATTTTTAAGTAtttgcaaaaatgcattaaatacttTAATGCACCATGACAAGATGCCATAACGCAATTGTGGATAAACCAGATATCAGCAGATCTgatttagcaaaaataaatgagaTTTTTGTGCAGTGTGAACAAAGCCAATTCGATCACTAATTTCACAGCCCCTTCCAAATACACAGCAGCTATGTGATTGGCTGCTGGCAGAGTGGGAGGGGCTTAGGATAGTGctacaaaaaaacagcatggaGTCAACACCCACTACACCAATGATGGATTTAGGAAATAGTGAGATTATTTAAaactgaagtgtgtcatttctgcggcaattgcaaaaatgattgtttaaattgttttccAATCTGTCATTGGTTGGACAAACACTGCCAATGTTGGTGCGTCGGATTGGTTGGGATGCTCAAATAAACAGAGCAATGTTTTTAAGGGAATATTAAATTGCATTCCTGGGAAAAAACGTCCaaaaaaagctgtcactggtgCAGTACCCTtcctttgtaccttatttataGGGTTGCAAAGGGTGGAAAATTTCTGTAAACATTCCAAAAATTTCCGCCTCTTTGCAACCCTACTTATTTCTACCGCTAAAGGGTTCATAACAGTACCTTAaagcaggggtgtccaatcctgctcctggagggccacttgtcagcagagtttagctctagtTCCAGTTAAACACATCTGaaacagctaatcaaggtctacagaatcactagaaacttccaggcaagtGTATTAAAACTGCTGAGAGCTAAACTCTGAAAAAACGTGGCCCATCAAAAGGAAAATTAAACATCTCTGCCTTACATATTAGCACCAAAAATGTACCTATTAGTACCTAAATAGTACATATTAATACTACACCAGGGATTGCTTTTTACAAAAGTGTGGGATAGGACAATTATTTTAACATCGAAATGACACACTTTGGATTTAAATCTCAAGAActgcaataaaaatgacaagaaaagcaaattaaataagaaaaataaaagaaaactgtGTTGAGACTAGCTACAGGTAGAGGGAGGCGCGTGGTCAACTCTCCAGCAGCTGTTTAAGGGCGCGCTCAATGTTCATGCGGTGACCGACGCGCGTCACGCCCAGCTCAGCGAAGTCCTCCTTGGTCAGAGCAGGCAGATGGGAGCCCTCGATCTCATGCTCTTGGAATCGCTCCCGGTGTTCAGACAGGTTAATGCTGGCCAGCCAGTCGCCAACGTCGTACTTGTTCCATAGGTGGAGGGGCTTCTGGTGGAACGGCCGCAGGGTGAGCAGGGGGGAGGGCATGCCCGAGGAGGGGGCGGGCGAGGGAGAGCGACTCCGCGCGCTGGAGCTCCTCATGACGAAACGCACTTCTTTAGGTTCGTGAGGGAGACTGAGGCTAGACGACTTAAGGATGGTGGGGGGTGTGATGGGAGAAGTGGCCAGACCGAAGCCCCGGATGGGTCCCAGAGGATCCGAGCGGTCCGGGGAACCGGGACTGGGCGTCCGCCGGGTCATTGGGTAGCGGCTGCCTGGTCTGATGGTGTAGGTGGTGCCGTATCCTCTCTGAGAGATAGTATGGAGCTCCCCCAAACTGCTGAAGAGTCTGAAGGTAgggaaaagaagaaaagagaaaaggaaGGGGGCAGATAGGATGAaagtcaactttttttttttttggtgagaAACAGTAGATTCAGTGGCAAGGAAAGCATCAGCTATGTTAGGACTCTACATTTTTTTGGGTTAAGACGTGGTTAGTGACACATTTAATTAATGCGTTTAGCCGTAATAATAGAAGTGCAAAGGTGTTACAGAACTGCGGAGCAAAGATAGAGAGAATACCTTAGAAGATCCAAGGATTTTAGTTTTCAGAATTTATAGTTCAGTCATACAACTAAAATTTAAAGCGTTTTCTCCTTAGTAAATATGACATCAAAATTCAACCTATTTACACTATAAAAATGCCTTCTTATTGAGTTTTAATgccttttttcagttttaagtgaaaatatctaaaaatcccTAAATTTACTTGTGAAGCAAAACGCAAATAatattaagacttgttttcatGCATTGTATCTTGAGTATTTTGTCTTACTGCCACtggcagatttattttttagtatcAACAAGGtaaaaatactggtaaaatttACAAGaattgtttcatttgttaacattaggctACATTTGATCATCAGCATCTAAACTTCTTATAATTTTAGGTAatatgttaatttcaacatttactaatacatagCTAAGCTCActtgaactaacaatgaacagttgtattttaattaactaacattaacaaagattcataaattctgtaacaaatgtattgctcactgttagttaatgttaattaatctTACGGTGTATGGCTTCACAAGTAAATTTTTCTTGTTTCAAGGATTTCTACATATTTTCAGATGACAATCGCACAAAAAgcttaatgtaatttaaataatttaagattattcatttttcaatgtaatttaGTTAAATAGAAACACTAAATACAGAGCAACTGACCAAATGCATATccatattacatttaatttatacattttttaaatgactttagTTTTTGCCACTAAATGTGTTAAGactgtttaaaaaacattttataaggTTGAAGTgataaacttttttcttttagttcTGTATGCTTCAACTGTAACTAGGCAAAAGAAACTCGCTCTCCACTTAAAACCTGCCTGCGAAGATCAGATTAATAATTACTCAGTTAACAATCAATGGTAATGACTGGGGTGTTACGAGAGTTTGAATGCAATCTGAATGAAATGTAAAACATGGCCAGATTTACACAGATATTATGAGCACTACAGCAGAACACTGAAAGCACAACCAAACATGCAACACATGAGAAACAACAGAAGACAGATGTGGAGACACGTATAACATCTCAACCTTCAAATTacttattctattattttgttaaaaatatataacaatataggATTCATAATTTTTACATAACTAGCCAAGTCAGCCATATTTTTGCACCCCGGGTGAAGAGGACAGAACTTATTTAGCAATACAGGTGCAAGCTCTGATCATTACCTATCATATCTGTAGAAGCAGTCTatgaaaaatctaaatgaaaacTAATGCCCTATTACTTGAATTGATCGAATCATTTTGCCTCTGTAACTTGAGGATTGAGAATTAAGCATGGAAAAACTGGGGTTTAGAGGGGACTGGCCAAATTAGCATAAGGCAGGTCAGTAAATGAGGAAGGGTGGATGATGATCAGGGCTTGACTCAGAGGTGTGGAAAcagaaaaaacagaaaaaacagaGATGAGATGATTCATGCGCACTTACACAGGTGCCCGGCTCTTCTGGGCTTAGCCTCAGATTCAGCTCTAGACAGAGCAGCGTAGCATgcaaagagagagtgagagaaagagggagagagggagatggagaaaaagaaagagagaaacagagagagagagagagagagagagtgagggggcaatgagagagagagcggtCGGTTAGCATCAGTCCatgacagaacaaaaacaaacaccacACACTTCACATCCTCAACAATGTCAATTGAATGCAAACCAAATGCGCAGCGACACAGACCAGAGCGCAGCTAGCCCCAGACCTCAGCTTTCAATGGTGGAACGTGCACATATAGACACTATCAATAAAGAGTGACTTTTGATGATGTGAAATTAAATATAGCATTTCTTTCAGTACATCCTCTGTCTGGGGTAAGGTGCCGTTCTGGTCAAATAAACCAAAAACTaagcaaaatgaacaaatatgcatgaaaaaaaatgaacaatgcATAAAACTACATGAGCAGCAATTTTTCTAAGAAGAAGCCGGAGCGATCACAGTGTTAGCATGATTAATGGATGAAAGTGTCACAAAACACTTAGCAAGTACAGTAAGCTTGGACAGCATGTTTGAatggagagaaagaaaaagaatgaCTACACAGACTGAGAGGAatgagatattattattattattattatgacacTGTGATGGTTATGTTGGTTTTATGTTGGATTATCCAATGAGAAAAGACAACTTTCAGATggtgtaattaatttaaattcaatccagttttaaaataactttattgagGGTTGGACAAACATGGATTTATACTGGGATAAACATGGGTCAAACAACACATTCATATCCCATGattttgcaagaaaaaaaaacatcagtcaCACATGGACCCACATACATACTGCTAGCACAGTGCCATAGAGAAGCAGGCCGCAGGGAAAAGCTCACTTAGTTAGATGTGACAGAGTTTGGAAGGTGAGAGGTCGAAGCTTGAGATGGTGCATGCCCTCAGGCCATCTGTTACCTTGTGAACACCCAAATGGCAAGACAGAGGGACTTAAAGAAGTgcttttcaaattaaatttatgtCATAATGTAGTCACCCTACTGCATGTCGTCAAGAATGTTATTTGAGTCACATGCTTTCTAAAAAAGTTGTCATAACCGAAACAGATGCACTTAGAATACTTGACAATACTGTCAAGGGACAGACATTTTGGTTGATTTGCCAGGGTGGACAAGGGAACACAGAACCTGCAGAAGTGATTAATAAAACCCAGAACAATGTCAGCAAAAGTGACTGAATATGGGATTAGTGGATGTTAAAGAATAGAAAATAAAAGGAATGACATTTGATTTACCCTAGTGGCTAAAAGCTAAGGTTTACTGTCTTCCATGTCCTTGTCACATCTGTTGGGATATAAAGGACTTCAGCTGTATTTAAGGATATAAGCAAAATAGTACACAGCtagtgctttaaaaaaatcagaaaagacagaaaaaaacattgacttttattgattttatatgaaacattttttattgcaattaatTATTTGAACTCGAACTGTCCCTGTTGCTCTGGTTATGTGCATTGGTGTATCTATAGAAAAAGTCTGTATCACTAACTATTGTCTACGGGTTATATGGTAGAGCTGTGAGATCAGCCTGAGGCCGTTCTACATTACTTACCAGTGGTCGTCCAATGCTGAGATAGTTCGGAGGCTCCAAACGTCTCAATGAAGAAAGCATGTTAAACATTAACACTTAATTCTTCTAAACGAGTAAGAAATTTTAAGGTTCTGGATTagctttcttttaaataaaagttaaaggtGACTGCTTGTGAAACTCTGGACAAGACACATGTTATGTTCTTTGGTATTCTTTGTGATTTTCATGAGGatgtttaatatatcatttatgttcattttatttcatattactaAATGCAAACTGTGAGCTTCGACTGAACATTGTTATTCAGATACGGGAAAAGAATTGCAGTGTTCTCACTGTTATTTAACCAACTTCCGTACTTGCATTTGCAGTATAAACAACCAACTTCTGTATTCTCTTTGCAATGTTGCTTTAGAAAAGGTGTTGAATTTGTTTTCATAGAAGTTCAGATTCAGTTGCAAAGCTGATATGCATTTGGTCTTCTCCTTACCTTGCACCGACCACGGGCGATTTTCTTCCAGGGTCAAGTGAAGCTCCAAGCGGCTCTTCCCCGAGTGAGCGCGTGTCCTTGTTCAGCTGCTGCAGCCGAGAGCTGAGCTCGCTGATCACAGTGGGCTTGCCTTCCTCTGCCCCTGAAAGTGGACGGGGTTCCACGGGGTCCCCCCACAACTTGGAGCGTCTCTGGAAGAGGTAGCGGGGTCTGGCCGGGCCTGAGGCTCCCGCAGCAGCAGCCAACGCAGCCGCGTGCTGCTGTGAGAGCAGTTCGCTATCGGATGACTGCTTGAGCAGGGGGTCCCTGAACGTCACCGGGCCCTTGCTGAGCTGGGACTTGAGCTTTGGCTTTGGAGGCACTGGCGGCTTATCAAGAATGAACGTCTGGCCATCTGCGTGGGTGGTGTAGGTGTCCGTGGGCTCGCCGCTTTCCGAGGACAGTGTGGACATACTGGAGACGGTGGAGATGGTGCTCGTGGTCTCCAGGTGGTGATCACTGGAGCTACGAGTGTCTACCTCTTCCACCCCGGAGTCAGCAGCAGACTCTGGGCCCAGGTGGGACTCAGATGGCTTCCCTGAGGCTGCTTGCGGGCCACTGCTAGCGGGGACCTGTGCTGCAGCGGCGACCGCTGCTGGAGGAGCGGGAGGTGG containing:
- the rabl2 gene encoding RAB, member of RAS oncogene family-like 2; this translates as MDAGGISDLDLDKYDADEQVKIICLGDSAVGKSKLMERFLMDGYRPQQLSTYALTLYKYSTTINGQTVLVDFWDTAGQERFRSMHPSYYHKAHACIMVFDVQRKITYKNLPIWYKELREYRPEIPCLVVANKIDADMKVTQKNFNFAKKQGLPFYFVSAADGTNVVKVFKDAIQMALSYKRNSNDFMDEVMRELENFDLDSKEESSDKDEETQEGKPDSA